In Microbacterium sp. zg-Y818, the genomic window CACCGGCGCTCCGCCCAGGCCCAGCAGCAGCGGGACCGTGAGCGGCGCGATGATCGACGCGATGCGGCCGACTCCGGCGGCCCAGCCGGATCCTGTCGCGCGCAGCGACGTGGGATACATCTCGGGTGTGACGGCGTACAGCGCGCCCCATGCGCCCAGGTTGAAGAACGACAGTGCCATGCCGGTGGCGATGATCGCGACCTCACCCGTGGCGGTGCCGAAGAGCACCGCGGAGACGGCCGAGCCCACGAGGAACACCGAAAGCGTCATGCGCCGCCCCCACACCTCGATGAGCCACGCCGCGACGGCGTAGCCGGGAAGCTGAGCGAGGGTGATCAGCAGAGTGAAGCCGAAGGACCGCACGAGGTCGTACCCCTGGGCGACGAGGATGGTCGGGATCCAGATGAAGGCGCCGTAGTACGAGAAGTTGACGCAGAACCACACCGCCCACAGGCTCGCGGTGCGCAGGCGGAACTCCGGTGCCCACAGCCCCGCCAGGCGCTGCCCGGTACCCACGGCCGCCGGAGCCGGGACGGACGAGCCGGCGACGGGGCGGCTCGTCGGGACGGGAGCCGAGTCGGCAGGGACGCCTGCGGCATCCTCGAAGGTCCGCACGATCGCGTCGGCCTCTTCGGTCCTCCCCCGCCGCTCGAGCCAGCGGGGCGATTCGGGCAGACGCCACCGCACGATGAGGGCGTAGACGGCGGGGATCGCGCCGATGAGGAACGCCCAGCGCCAGCCGTCGTCCGACCCGGGGATCACGAGGTAGCCGATGAGGGCGGCGGCGGTCCAACCGACGGCCCAGAACGCCTCGAGGATCACGATCAGCCGACCGCGGATGCGCGCCGGCGCGAACTCGCTGACGTACGTGCTCGCCACCGGCAGCTCGGCGCCGAGGCCGAGGCCGACGAAGAACCGCAGCACGAGCAGCATCGCCAGGCCGCCGACGAGGGCGCTCGCGCCGGTGGCGATGCCGTAGACCAGCAGAGTGAGGGCGAACACCTGCCGGCGCCCGAACCGGTCGGCCAGCAGGCCGCCCAGACTCGCGCCGATGGCCATGCCGACGAACCCGATCGACGCGATCCACGCCGTCTCGCCGGGCTCCAGCGACCACTGCACCGCCAGCGCCGCGATGATGAACGAGATGAGGCCGACATCCATCGCATCCAGAGCCCAGCCGATGCCGGATCCGGTGAGCACCCGCAGGTGGGGGCGGGTGAACGGCAGACGGTCCAGGCGCTCCGACGCGGTTGCGGGAGTGGTGGGCGCGTCGGTCATACCGACATCGTACGGAGGCAGCGGGGCAGCGATGCACGTATGACGACGGCGGTGTTCCCGAACCATGCGGCGGGCGTACGGTGGGCGCGTGGCCGAGTACGCCGACCGGGCAGCAGCGGGCGCCGCCCTGGTGCAGAGCCTCGCCGCATGGCGTGGTTCCGACGCGATAGTCGTCGGCATCCCCCGCGGCGGCATCGTGGTGGCTGCGGCCGTCGCCCGGGCGCTCGGCCTGCCGCTGACCGCGGTGGCGGTGCGCAAGCTCGGCATCCCGTCGCAGCCAGAGGTCGCGGCGGGAGCGATCGCCGCCGATGCGAGGGTCATCAACCCCGACGCGGTTCGCGCCGGGGGGGTGACTCCCGGCCAGCTGGCCGACATCGAGCGCATCGAGACGGCGGAGCTGCAGCGGCGCACGGCGCGCTACGGCGCTGACGTCGCGGCCGTCGCAGGACGCACTGCCATCGTCGTGGACGACGGCGTCGCCACCGGCGCGACGGCCTTGGCAGCCTGCCGCGCGCTGCGCGCACGGGGTGCAGCGCGCATCGTGCTGGCGGCGCCGGTCGCGCCGGCACGATGGCGTCCGCCGGCCGACGCGGCCGACGAGTGGGTGTGTCCGTTTCAGCCGCGCGACTTCTGGGCGGTGGGTGCGCACTACGACGACTTCGCGCAGACCGATGACGCGGAGGTCGTGGCTCTGCTGCACGACCCCCGCGCCCGCGGTCACTGACGCCCGGTCGGCGCTCCGGACACTCAGCCGCGCAGGGCGGCCCGCAGCGTGTCCAGTCCCACGCCGCCGATGTCGAGGGCGCGCTTGTGGAACCGCTTGATCGAGAAGTCCTCGCCCTCGCGCTCGGCGACCTCGTCGCGCAGCTGCTCCCAGATCCGCTGACCGACCTTGTACGCCGGCGCCTGGCCGGGCCAGCCGAAGTACCGGTTGACCTCGAACCGCA contains:
- a CDS encoding MFS transporter: MTDAPTTPATASERLDRLPFTRPHLRVLTGSGIGWALDAMDVGLISFIIAALAVQWSLEPGETAWIASIGFVGMAIGASLGGLLADRFGRRQVFALTLLVYGIATGASALVGGLAMLLVLRFFVGLGLGAELPVASTYVSEFAPARIRGRLIVILEAFWAVGWTAAALIGYLVIPGSDDGWRWAFLIGAIPAVYALIVRWRLPESPRWLERRGRTEEADAIVRTFEDAAGVPADSAPVPTSRPVAGSSVPAPAAVGTGQRLAGLWAPEFRLRTASLWAVWFCVNFSYYGAFIWIPTILVAQGYDLVRSFGFTLLITLAQLPGYAVAAWLIEVWGRRMTLSVFLVGSAVSAVLFGTATGEVAIIATGMALSFFNLGAWGALYAVTPEMYPTSLRATGSGWAAGVGRIASIIAPLTVPLLLGLGGAPVLFVVFAAFFVIAAAAAWGLADRRGLALDDR
- a CDS encoding phosphoribosyltransferase family protein gives rise to the protein MAEYADRAAAGAALVQSLAAWRGSDAIVVGIPRGGIVVAAAVARALGLPLTAVAVRKLGIPSQPEVAAGAIAADARVINPDAVRAGGVTPGQLADIERIETAELQRRTARYGADVAAVAGRTAIVVDDGVATGATALAACRALRARGAARIVLAAPVAPARWRPPADAADEWVCPFQPRDFWAVGAHYDDFAQTDDAEVVALLHDPRARGH